Proteins encoded in a region of the Drosophila sechellia strain sech25 chromosome 2L, ASM438219v1, whole genome shotgun sequence genome:
- the LOC6614571 gene encoding uncharacterized protein LOC6614571 — protein sequence MTHKKTKHLKDVVPGVVNLESLEGEQFDPWEIPFPLPEQEDPSMCRDEFLKDLIREHESRVASLVVRSTMRDASTVKRPVELQDSDVKEAEAMVVLQMAKKRQRTSVRRTMEEVIASIRLRSTIIADLIRQIQKAAIEFLSVRLLRQLRLFSMPWPGELEETPNNLFSWSLDDFLFRLDVKQMYLDVLHRERSVKDLDCVKFCKDLSEIEHLIQEMRRDFRDDVDLCENSLRLLKNAQYHINAPWVKSLNANIQNLASSASVAMLNEQSGSLTSLRRNSSAMIVFETKSAMNPIETRYQINWFRSCTDQRLTRMNGRNVEIKKELHDLEVQAVQDEKVQYSSGLMYELEVGKLRESIRNWQDRLDTDLEHADVMCTVSRLALQKVKDDLKFYMEQKDMYLHRIEEVQALIDQERMIREERELAALKRMSRGSLRKSVPKATKNFQKKSKRKSEKKSEKKSEMKSEVKSDIKPDMKTERKSDVKAERKSQTMLAEKSQRKSTNSKAE from the exons atGACCCATAAAAAGACAAAGCATTTGAAAGACGTGGTACCTGGCGTGGTTAACCTGGAGAGTCTGGAAGGAGAGCAATTTGACCCTTGGGAAATTCCTTTTCCCTTGCCGGAGCAAGAAGATCCATCAATGTGCCGAGATGAGTTTCTTAAGGATCTGATAAGGGAGCACGAGTCCCGAGTGGCCTCACTAGTGGTCAGATCTACAATGCGTGACGCTTCGACAGTCAAGCGGCCAGTGGAGCTACAAGACTCAGATGTAAAGGAAGCCGAGGCTATGGTGGTGCTGCAGATGGCCAAAAAGCGCCAGAGAACGTCCGTTAGGAGAACAATGGAGGAAGTTATAGCCAGCATAAGATTGAGGTCCACCATAATAGCAGATCTCATTCGCCAAATCCAAAAGGCGGCCATCGAGTTCCTATCGGTTCGTCTGCTCAGACAGTTGCGGCTCTTCTCGATGCCCTGGCCAGGCGAACTGGAGGAGACCCCAAACAACCTGTTTAGCTGGTCGTTGGATGACTTCTTATTCCGACTGGACGTGAAGCAGATGTACCTTGATGTCCTCCATCGGGAGCGAAGTGTCAAGGATCTTGATTGCGTAAAGTTCTGCAAGGATCTTAGCGAAATCGAACACCTTATACAAGAGATGAGAAGAGATTTTCGAGACGACGTAGACCTCTGCGAAAACAGCCTTCGTTTGTTAAA AAATGCACAATACCACATAAATGCCCCTTGGGTAAAGAGCCTTAATGCTAACATCCAAAATCTGGCGTCCAGTGCGTCAGTCGCTATGCTCAATGAGCAAAGTGGCTCCTTGACGTCGTTGCGTCGTAACTCATCGGCAATGATAGTGTTCGAAACGAAATCAG CGATGAACCCGATTGAAACGCGATATCAAATCAACTGGTTTAGAAGCTGTACGGATCAGCGTCTGACCCGGATGAATGGAAGAAATGTGGAGATAAAAAAAGAACTACATGACCTGGAGGTACAAGCAGTGCAGGATGAAAAGGTGCAGTATTCCTCCGGACTCATGTATGAGTTGGAGGTGGGAAAGCTTAGGGAAAGCATCAGAAATTGGCAGGACCGACTTGATACCGATTTGGAACACGCCGACGTCATGTGCACCGTATCAAGGCTTGCACTGCAAAAGGTTAAGGACGACCTAAAGTTTTACATGGAACAGAAGGACATGTATCTCCACCGAATCGAAGAAGTGCAAGCTCTCATAGATCAGGAAAGGATGATTCGCGAAGAAAGG GAATTAGCCGCCTTAAAACGAATGTCGAGGGGGTCCTTAAGGAAATCTGTACCAAAAGCTACAAAGAACTTTCAAAAGAAGTCTAAAAGGAAGTCTGAAAAGAAGTCTGAAAAGAAGTCTGAAATGAAGTCTGAAGTCAAGTCTGATATAAAGCCTGATATGAAGACGGAAAGAAAGTCTGACGTAAAAGCTGAAAGAAAATCCCAAACAATGTTGGCGGAAAAATCTCAAAGAAAATCCACAAATTCTAAAGCTGAATAG